The nucleotide sequence TGGACACAGCAACGGATCATGTCCTCTTCCAGGGTAGCGGTAAGTGTCACATGCAGTCCGGGTGGGTTATGTTTGAGGGCATTGGTAATCAGGTTCTCAAGTACGCGCCGGATCTGGGCGGGATCAGCGTTGATTAAGGGCAGATTGTCAGGGACTTGATTGTCCAGGGTTGTCTGGTTTTCGGTAATCAGGGCTTCCAGATCATCGACGATCGCCCGTACCAGTTCACTGAAATTCACTGCCTCGCAATGCAAGGTCATCCCCTGCACTTCAGTCGAGTGTGCTTCCAGGAGGGAGTTAATCATATTCACCTGGCGATCGCAACTCTGCACCATACGGTCCAGGACGGAGCGTGAGATTGTCACCGAATCGGTGGCTTTATTTTGCAGGTTTTTCAAGACCATCAGCATTCCCATGACAGGCGTCCGCAAATCATGGGAAACTGCGTGTAAAAAGTCATCTTTAATCTGACTCAGTTCTTGCAGTTCGACCATGCTTTTCTGGAGTTGGGCAGTGCGTTCCTGTACCTGTTGTTCCAGGGTGGCAATCAAGTCCTGCACCTGCTGGTAAAGCTTGGCCTGCTGGATGGCGATCGCCACCTGGGTTGCCAGTTGAGTCATCAATTCAATCTCAAACGGCGACCAGTGGCGGGGATGGCTACACTGCTGGGCTACCAGCACTGCAAAAAACTGTCCTTCCAGGAGAATCGGAACCCCCAGACTGGATTGGACATGGCACTCCTGATAATAATCTGCCAGGATTGGCGAGATATGGGCTTGAGTTGTGTCGTCAATCGCCTGCACCTGTCCCTGGGCAAACAATGCACGAATCTCGCGCAAATGCAGATCATTGGAAATCCAGGACAGGATAGATCCCCATTCTTCTGCAAAGGATTCCGCCATGATCCTGCCCTGCCAGTTGGGGTCGATTTGACCGATGAAGACGCGATCCGCTTCTAAAAACTGACGCACTTCTTCCACAGTGGTTGTCAGAATTTGATCTAGATTCAGTGAGCGCCGGATGCGGAGCGCAATCTGCCCCAGGAGGCGATCGCGCTCTGCATTTGCCCGCAGTTGTGCCTCCGCCAGTTTCCGTTCTGTAATGTCGCGCATGATTGCCAGCACTTCATCCTGTCCACTCACCACCAGGCGAGCTTCGTAGTCTCGCAGTTCGCCATGATGGGCAAGTTGATACTCAAAGATTTGTGTTTCGCCTGTAGTCAGCGTCCGCTCAATATACTCCATCCGCTTCTGGGCAACATCGGGGGGCAAAACCTCATGCACTTTCCTGCCAAGCATTTCACTGGGAGGAACCACAAAATCACTTTCCTGATCTGCTTTACAATCCAGATAGGTGCCATCCCGCCTGATTCGCAGCATCAGGTCAGGGATAGCATTGAGAAACGCCTGATTTCGGGCTTCGCTACGTTCCAGGGCTTCCTGGGCCTGCTTACGGTCAGTGATATCAATGGTGACGGCTAAGACGCAGGCCTCTCCCCGGAAGGTAATCAGGTCGGCAGAAAACAAAACCACCCCAATTTCCCCAGACTTCCGGCGAATTTTGGTTTCCAGGTTATGCAGTGTGCCTGTCTCCCGTAGCCGTTGCAGAATTTCCTCCTGACGCGGTGAATCTTCTGCCCACAGATTGAGTTCCAGCAAAGTTCGGCCAATCACTTCCGCTCGCTGGAAGCCCATCATTTTTAGGAAGCTTTCATTGACATCAAGCAAACAGGCCGTTTCCAGGGTTGACAGCGACATGGCGGCAGGGCTGGAATGAAACGCTTTGGAAAACTTTTCCTCCGACTCTCGCAGGGCAGCTTCTGCCTGATTGCGTTCAGTCATGTCCAGTAGTGTGCCCATAATGGCAGGTTGCCCGTTATACTCGGTTTTGCTGCCTAAAACTTCTACATCGCGCAGCGTGCCATCCTTACGAAACGCCCGCAGGGAATAGTGGAGGGCATCGACCTCGCCCTGAATGCGTCTGCGGATATTTTCAGCCGCTATTGCCCGATCCTCTGGATGGATAATATCCAGCACTGGAGTCCCCACCAGTTCCTCTACGGTGTAGCCCATGATTTCGGCAAGCTTGGGATTCACATAAGCAATTTTTCCCTGCTGTAATACGTAAATGCCTACCAGAGATTGCTCTACCAGGAGACGGAAACGTGCTTCATTCTCTCGCAGGGCTGCCTCGACCTGTTTGCGTTCCGTAATGTCCAGCACATAGCCTTCGTAATGAGTGACCTCGCCCTGTTCGTTGCGCACAATGCCGCAGAGGTCGTAAATCCAGCGGATTTCGCCATCAGCACGAATAATGCGATAGTCCTGCTCAACCGCTGAAAGATTGGCAGCCACGCCCGCTTCGACTTCTTTTCCAACCCGGGGTAAGTCTTCCGGATGGACGATCTGACCGTATAGTAGTTTGCGGCTGGTAAAGTCCTCCGGGGTGTAGCCAAACTGAGCAATGTTGGCAGAGACATAGTCTACGGGCCAGTTTTCTTCGGCAACCCAGCGAAAAACAACGACTGGACCTTCGGCAAACAGGCGCCGTTCCCGATCGCTGGCTCGTTCTGCCTGCTTGCGTTCCGTAATGTCACGCATGAACATCACCACTTCCTGTTCGCCACAGACCACTATCCTGGCTTCGCGATCGCGCAGGTCGCCGTCAACCATAATCTGATACTCAAAGCTCTGTAGCTCACCGGTTTCCAGGGCCTGCCGGATATAGTGCATCCAGCACCGGGCAATATCAGGGGGCATCAAGCTATCTACGGTTTTACCGAGGCATTCTGAGGGGGGAAAGAGTAAGTCTTCATTCAGGGCTGCCTTCACGCTCAGAAAGGTGCCATCGGCACGGAGATGGAAGACAAAATCGGGGATGGCATCGATCAGTGCCCGCGATCGCGCCTGACTTTGGCGCAGGGCTTCTTCCGCCGCAACCTGCTCAGTGTCGAGGTTATCCCCATTGCGATTTACCAGAAAGACGGGATCAGGTAAGGCGTTCGGGGTGGCTTCATAGCGCACGTGCTGTTGCTCAGAGGCATCTGGATTTCTCAGGTTAGCCAGCTTTTTTGCCAGGATTGCCTGTACCTGCTCAAAGGCTGCCTCATCCCGACAGCACTCTCGAATTGCCTGTAGGTCACTGGAATCAAGAATCATCGCTTTTTCCTGGGAGTAAGGCTGCCCCGTCACCATTCCCTCAACACCATATTCTTGTTAAAAACAAGTTGCCTGCCTTTTTTACGAAAAGAATTTAAGTCAAATTTTCAGCTTGTGCTGAATAGC is from Leptothermofonsia sichuanensis E412 and encodes:
- a CDS encoding PAS domain-containing sensor histidine kinase, producing the protein MVTGQPYSQEKAMILDSSDLQAIRECCRDEAAFEQVQAILAKKLANLRNPDASEQQHVRYEATPNALPDPVFLVNRNGDNLDTEQVAAEEALRQSQARSRALIDAIPDFVFHLRADGTFLSVKAALNEDLLFPPSECLGKTVDSLMPPDIARCWMHYIRQALETGELQSFEYQIMVDGDLRDREARIVVCGEQEVVMFMRDITERKQAERASDRERRLFAEGPVVVFRWVAEENWPVDYVSANIAQFGYTPEDFTSRKLLYGQIVHPEDLPRVGKEVEAGVAANLSAVEQDYRIIRADGEIRWIYDLCGIVRNEQGEVTHYEGYVLDITERKQVEAALRENEARFRLLVEQSLVGIYVLQQGKIAYVNPKLAEIMGYTVEELVGTPVLDIIHPEDRAIAAENIRRRIQGEVDALHYSLRAFRKDGTLRDVEVLGSKTEYNGQPAIMGTLLDMTERNQAEAALRESEEKFSKAFHSSPAAMSLSTLETACLLDVNESFLKMMGFQRAEVIGRTLLELNLWAEDSPRQEEILQRLRETGTLHNLETKIRRKSGEIGVVLFSADLITFRGEACVLAVTIDITDRKQAQEALERSEARNQAFLNAIPDLMLRIRRDGTYLDCKADQESDFVVPPSEMLGRKVHEVLPPDVAQKRMEYIERTLTTGETQIFEYQLAHHGELRDYEARLVVSGQDEVLAIMRDITERKLAEAQLRANAERDRLLGQIALRIRRSLNLDQILTTTVEEVRQFLEADRVFIGQIDPNWQGRIMAESFAEEWGSILSWISNDLHLREIRALFAQGQVQAIDDTTQAHISPILADYYQECHVQSSLGVPILLEGQFFAVLVAQQCSHPRHWSPFEIELMTQLATQVAIAIQQAKLYQQVQDLIATLEQQVQERTAQLQKSMVELQELSQIKDDFLHAVSHDLRTPVMGMLMVLKNLQNKATDSVTISRSVLDRMVQSCDRQVNMINSLLEAHSTEVQGMTLHCEAVNFSELVRAIVDDLEALITENQTTLDNQVPDNLPLINADPAQIRRVLENLITNALKHNPPGLHVTLTATLEEDMIRCCVQDNGVGMTGKECETLFDRYAQGNHARRSTGIGLGLYVCRQIITAHGGTIGAISSPGEGATFWFTLPVVSE